In the genome of Raphanus sativus cultivar WK10039 chromosome 4, ASM80110v3, whole genome shotgun sequence, one region contains:
- the LOC108861050 gene encoding remorin 1.4 has translation YQTEDNPALNWLKNQAYWYEKNDYYDEKESDFATSVAAAAFVITSMEDAYKEHAKRMREEAKSSRKKKTSPVLIPKAEVKRINRSFTQDLTIGGESFRKKNMDNIPQENRRAQEVGSSSRTLGLASAPSKADSWEKSQLHKIRLRYEKMKAEIVGWENERKSAAKLRMEKRKSELQKRTEINIQHYKAKLARIQVIADGAKKQLEEKKRSQEAQVQEKVKKMRRTGKVPANYFCFRCY, from the exons TATCAAACTGAAGATAATCCAGCACTAAACTGGCTGAAAAACCAAGCATATTGGTACGAGAAAAATGACTACTACGACGAGAAAGAGAGCGATTTTGCAACGTCTGTTGCGGCTGCTGCATTTGTCATCACATCAATGGAGGATGCCTATAAAGAACATGCGAAAAGAATGAGAGAAGAAGCCAAGAGTTCTCGCAAGAAGAAAACCAGTCCGGTACTAATACCTAAAGCCGAAGTAAAGAGAATCAACAGATCATTTACTCAAGACTTGACTATTGGAG GGGAGAGtttcaggaaaaaaaatatgGACAATATTCCACAAGAAAACCGTCGGGCACAAGAGGTTGGCTCATCCTCTAGAACATTGGGACTTGCTTCAGCGCCAAGTAAAGCAGATTCTTGGGAAAAATCTCAACTCCACAAAATCAGATTAAG GTATGAGAAAATGAAAGCTGAAATTGTGGGTTGGGAAAATGAGAGAAAATCAGCAGCTAAACTCAGAATGGAGAAAAGAAAG AGTGAGTTGCAGAAAAGAACAGAAATTAATATCCAGCATTATAAGGCAAAGTTAGCACGGATCCAAGTAATTGCTGATGGAGCTAAGAAACAGcttgaggagaagaagaggagcCAAGAAGCTCAAGTTCAAGAAAAGGTGAAGAAAATGCGTCGAACTGGAAAAGTCCCTGCCAATTATTTCTGCTTTCGATGTTACTAA
- the LOC108861392 gene encoding transcription factor PIF7 isoform X2, giving the protein MSNYGVKELTWENGQLTVHGLGEGGVEPTTSANLLWTQALNGCETLESVVHQAALQPSKMQQLQDHNNSESKDGSCSRKRGYPQEMDYWFSPQEDSHRVGHSVTASASGTNMSWASFESGRSLKTARTGDRDYLFSGSETQETEGDEQETRGEGGRSNGRRGRAAAIHNESERRRRDRINQRMRTLQKLLPTASKADKVSILDDVIEHLKQLQAQVQFMSLRANLPQQMMMPQLPPPQSVLSIQHQQQQQQQVQQQQQQQQQFQMSLLATMARMGMGGGGNATYGGLVPPPPPLMIPPMDNRDCTTNASSSSLSDPYSAFLAQTMNMDLYNKMAAAIYRQQSDQTTKVNTGMPSSSTNHEKRD; this is encoded by the exons AT GTCGAACTACGGAGTGAAAGAGCTCACATGGGAAAATGGGCAACTAACGGTCCATGGTCTAGGCGAAGGAGGAGTCGAACCAACGACCTCAGCTAACCTTTTATGGACCCAAGCTCTCAACGGGTGTGAGACTTTAGAGTCTGTGGTCCACCAGGCGGCTCTGCAGCCAAGCAAGATGCAGCAGCTGCAGGACCACAACAACTCCGAGAGCAAGGACGGATCCTGTTCAAGAAAACGCGGTTATCCCCAAGAAATGGACTATTGGTTCTCTCCTCAAGAAGATAGCCATAGAGTTGGTCACAGCGTGACTGCAAGTGCCAGCGGTACCAACATGTCTTGGGCTTCTTTTGAGTCTGGTCGTAGCTTGAAGACGGCTAGAACCGGAGACAGAGACTATTTATTCTCTGGATCG GAAACCCAAGAAACTGAAGGAGATGAACAAGAGACTAGAGGAGAAGGTGGGAGATCTAATGGAAGAAGGGGACGAGCCGCAGCTATTCACAACGAGTCTGAAAGG AGACGACGTGATAGGATAAACCAGAGGATGAGAACACTTCAGAAGCTGCTTCCTACTGCAAgtaag GCGGATAAGGTGTCCATCCTGGATGATGTAATAGAACACTTGAAACAGCTACAAGCACAAGTTCAGTTTATGTCCTTAAGAGCCAACTTGCCACAACAGATGATGATGCCACAACTGCCTCCACCACAATCAGTTCTCAGCATCCagcaccaacaacaacaacaacagcaggtgcagcagcaacaacaacaacaacagcagtTTCAGATGTCTTTACTTGCAACAATGGCGAGAATGGGAATGGGAGGCGGTGGCAATGCTACTTATGGAGGTTTAgttcctcctccaccaccactgATGATCCCTCCTATGGATAACAGAGACTGCACCACCAatgcttcttcatcttctttatctGATCCCTACAGTGCTTTTCTCGCACAG ACAATGAACATGGATCTATATAACAAAATGGCTGCAGCTATCTACAGACAACAGTCTGATCAGACTACAAAGGTAAATACAGGCATGCCCTCAAGTTCTACTAATCACGAGAAAAGAGATTAG
- the LOC108861392 gene encoding transcription factor PIF7 isoform X1, translated as MSNYGVKELTWENGQLTVHGLGEGGVEPTTSANLLWTQALNGCETLESVVHQAALQPSKMQQLQDHNNSESKDGSCSRKRGYPQEMDYWFSPQEDSHRVGHSVTASASGTNMSWASFESGRSLKTARTGDRDYLFSGSTLQETQETEGDEQETRGEGGRSNGRRGRAAAIHNESERRRRDRINQRMRTLQKLLPTASKADKVSILDDVIEHLKQLQAQVQFMSLRANLPQQMMMPQLPPPQSVLSIQHQQQQQQQVQQQQQQQQQFQMSLLATMARMGMGGGGNATYGGLVPPPPPLMIPPMDNRDCTTNASSSSLSDPYSAFLAQTMNMDLYNKMAAAIYRQQSDQTTKVNTGMPSSSTNHEKRD; from the exons AT GTCGAACTACGGAGTGAAAGAGCTCACATGGGAAAATGGGCAACTAACGGTCCATGGTCTAGGCGAAGGAGGAGTCGAACCAACGACCTCAGCTAACCTTTTATGGACCCAAGCTCTCAACGGGTGTGAGACTTTAGAGTCTGTGGTCCACCAGGCGGCTCTGCAGCCAAGCAAGATGCAGCAGCTGCAGGACCACAACAACTCCGAGAGCAAGGACGGATCCTGTTCAAGAAAACGCGGTTATCCCCAAGAAATGGACTATTGGTTCTCTCCTCAAGAAGATAGCCATAGAGTTGGTCACAGCGTGACTGCAAGTGCCAGCGGTACCAACATGTCTTGGGCTTCTTTTGAGTCTGGTCGTAGCTTGAAGACGGCTAGAACCGGAGACAGAGACTATTTATTCTCTGGATCG ACTTTACAGGAAACCCAAGAAACTGAAGGAGATGAACAAGAGACTAGAGGAGAAGGTGGGAGATCTAATGGAAGAAGGGGACGAGCCGCAGCTATTCACAACGAGTCTGAAAGG AGACGACGTGATAGGATAAACCAGAGGATGAGAACACTTCAGAAGCTGCTTCCTACTGCAAgtaag GCGGATAAGGTGTCCATCCTGGATGATGTAATAGAACACTTGAAACAGCTACAAGCACAAGTTCAGTTTATGTCCTTAAGAGCCAACTTGCCACAACAGATGATGATGCCACAACTGCCTCCACCACAATCAGTTCTCAGCATCCagcaccaacaacaacaacaacagcaggtgcagcagcaacaacaacaacaacagcagtTTCAGATGTCTTTACTTGCAACAATGGCGAGAATGGGAATGGGAGGCGGTGGCAATGCTACTTATGGAGGTTTAgttcctcctccaccaccactgATGATCCCTCCTATGGATAACAGAGACTGCACCACCAatgcttcttcatcttctttatctGATCCCTACAGTGCTTTTCTCGCACAG ACAATGAACATGGATCTATATAACAAAATGGCTGCAGCTATCTACAGACAACAGTCTGATCAGACTACAAAGGTAAATACAGGCATGCCCTCAAGTTCTACTAATCACGAGAAAAGAGATTAG
- the LOC108858314 gene encoding uncharacterized protein LOC108858314, with amino-acid sequence MAEENKISKIKEIENSFDTNPQETTMSEEGFVRAVIVKDVGNVEDVISSALKDQEKRVAKTNEVLIKPPSGSLRRYSTGAIGKLEVQSRYRGNHHVPSTHDLCKHGKVHDHHRDDAVKPWTVVRKTSVEGSVAVKADATSGLRRRSLGSLMSRQIPAGTKVESLVDAKRDALAVKKKPCASVNSETSSVSKMARSVDGSSFRSNDKPRKNKGTETTLSGGSAVVKKVVGLGSEKSSSNVYTPKSLKNKEKAKAQTISGEGLKEKTVCVVEDSVVKDVQSEKKLKASSSEKKTMRSRLKSLTTPTKQVPGTVLTTKKKESGDAELVAKKIRPKKTGVKVTLAKQLSSKKGKTTLEPKLEEQLETQTEVGKKKKKKNLKGVDETRSVSCEASKREKVVLRRRNGQGMKKKMTLFNGVIEETMNKLMKVRKTKVKALIGAFETVISLQDTKTPQSKASTSESQVSTPLR; translated from the coding sequence ATGGCTGAAGAGAATAAAATTTCGAAGATCAAAGAGATTGAGAACAGTTTTGATACAAATCCTCAGGAGACGACGATGTCTGAAGAAGGTTTTGTAAGAGCGGTGATTGTAAAGGATGTGGGAAACGTGGAAGATGTTATATCTTCAGCATTGAAGGATCAAGAAAAGCGTGTAGCAAAGACTAACGAAGTGCTAATTAAGCCACCAAGTGGGAGCTTGAGACGGTATTCAACTGGAGCGATAGGTAAACTGGAGGTTCAGTCCCGTTATCGAGGGAACCATCATGTGCCCTCAACTCATGATCTCTGTAAACACGGGAAGGTCCATGATCATCATCGTGATGATGCGGTGAAACCATGGACGGTGGTGAGGAAAACAAGCGTTGAAGGCTCAGTGGCTGTAAAAGCTGATGCTACTTCAGGTTTGAGAAGGAGGTCGTTGGGAAGTCTCATGAGTAGACAGATTCCTGCAGGTACCAAAGTGGAGAGTTTGGTGGATGCAAAGAGAGATGCATTGGCTGTGAAGAAAAAACCATGTGCTTCTGTGAACTCAGAAACATCTAGCGTTAGCAAGATGGCTAGATCTGTTGATGGTTCAAGCTTTAGAAGCAATGATAAACCTCGGAAGAACAAAGGAACCGAGACTACTCTGAGTGGTGGTTCAGCTGTTGTTAAAAAGGTTGTTGGCTTGGGAAGTGAGAAGTCAAGTTCTAATGTTTATACTCCAAAGAGTCTGAAGAATAAAGAGAAGGCAAAGGCTCAGACAATAAGTGGTGAAGGTTTAAAAGAGAAAACTGTGTGTGTCGTTGAAGATAGCGTCGTCAAAGATGTTCAGAGTGAGAAGAAGCTCAAGGCATCATCATCTGAGAAGAAAACCATGAGAAGTAGACTAAAAAGCTTGACTACTCCTACTAAACAAGTTCCTGGTACGGTGTTGACGACTAAGAAGAAAGAAAGTGGTGATGCAGAACTTGTAGCAAAGAAGATTAGACCTAAGAAGACGGGTGTAAAGGTCACTCTAGCAAAGCAGCTGAGTTCCAAGAAAGGGAAGACGACTCTCGAACCAAAACTTGAGGAACAGCTGGAAACCCAAACCGAAGtcgggaagaagaagaagaagaagaacctgaAAGGTGTTGATGAGACTAGAAGCGTTTCTTGTGAAGCAAGTAAACGTGAGAAGGTTGTTCTGAGGCGTAGAAATGGACAAGGGATGAAGAAAAAGATGACACTGTTCAACGGTGTGATTGAGGAGACAATGAATAAGTTGATGAAGGTGAGGAAGACCAAAGTGAAAGCTCTTATTGGTGCTTTTGAAACTGTAATCTCTCTTCAGGACACTAAGACACCTCAAAGCAAGGCCTCAACATCAGAGTCTCAGGTTAGTACTCCTTTGcgttaa
- the LOC108805374 gene encoding heparanase-like protein 2 isoform X2: MRDYSSQINRLRDVRHKQTKKEMSNNVCFLVFLSCLGVTSATNLEQTTIVIDGTRQIAEIDDNFVCATLDWWPPEKCNYDQCPWGYASLINLNLSSPLLAKAIQAFKALRIRIGGSLQDQVIYDVGDLKTPCSGFKKTGDGLFGFSEGCLHMERWDELNRFFHATGAIVTFGLNALYGREKLSGNAWGGEWDHTNTQDFMNYTVSKGYAIDSWEFGNELSGSGIGTSVSVELYGNDLIVLKDVIKNVYKSSRTKPLLLAPGGFYEEKWYSELFRLSGPGVLDVMTHHIYNLGPGNDPKLGSRILDPNYLSETVSGTFKNVDRTIQEHGPWASAWVGEAGGAFNSGGRQVSDTFINSFWYLDQFGMSSMHNTKVYCRQALVGGFYGLLEKETFVPNPDYYSALLWHRLMGKGVLGVQTNASEYLRTYVHCSKGRAGITILLINLSQQTTFTVAVSNGVKVVLQAESTKRRSFLETIKNKVSWVGNKASDGYLNREEYHLSPKDGDLRSKVMLLNGNPLEPTIAGDIPKLEPVRHGVKSPVYINPLSISFIVLPTFDAPACS; this comes from the exons ATGCGTGATTATTCTTCTCAG ATCAACCGATTGAGAGACGTGCGCcacaaacaaaccaaaaaagaaaTGAGCAACAACGTTTGTTTccttgtgttcttgagttgtCTTGGTGTTACTTCTGCCACCAACCTGGAACAAACCACTATTGTAATAGACGGTACACGCCAAATCGCTGAGATCGATGACAACTTTGTCTGCGCAACACTTGATTGGTGGCCACCTGAAAAATGCAATTATGATCAGTGTCCCTGGGGCTACGCCTCTCTCATCAACTtg AACTTGTCTTCTCCTCTTCTTGCTAAAGCCATTCAAGCTTTCAAGGCGCTGAGGATAAGAATAGGTGGCTCCTTGCAAGATCAAGTGATCTACGACGTAGGTGACTTGAAGACTCCTTgcagtgggttcaagaagactgGCGATGGCTTGTTCGGATTCTCTGAAGGATGTTTGCATATGGAACGTTGGGACGAACTTAACCGTTTCTTCCACGCAACCGG GGCTATTGTGACTTTCGGTTTGAATGCGTTATACGGTAGAGAGAAACTCAGTGGAAATGCATGGGGAGGGGAGTGGGATCACACCAACACTCAAGATTTCATGAACTATACAGTCTCTAAGGGTTACGCTATAGACTCATGGGAGTTTG GTAACGAGCTTAGTGGAAGCGGGATTGGTACAAGTGTGAGTGTAGAGCTCTACGGTAACGACTTGATAGTACTGAAAGATGTAATCAAGAACGTTTACAAGAGTTCTCGAACCAAGCCATTGCTTCTAGCTCCTGGAGGCTTCTATGAAGAAAAATGGTACTCTGAGCTTTTTCGCCTCTCTGGACCTGGTGTTCTTGATGTCATGACTCATCATATATACAATCTTGGTCCAG GGAATGATCCAAAGCTTGGGAGTAGGATACTAGATCCAAACTACTTGAGCGAAACAGTTTCAGGAACATTCAAGAACGTTGACAGAACGATTCAAGAACATGGACCTTGGGCTTCTGCTTGGGTTGGAGAAGCTGGAGGTGCTTTTAATAGCGGTGGCCGTCAGGTTTCTGATACATTCATCAACAGCTTCTG GTATCTAGATCAGTTTGGTATGTCGTCTATGCACAACACCAAAGTATACTGCAGACAAGCTTTGGTTGGAGGCTTCTACGGTCTGCTAGAAAAGGAAACTTTTGTTCCTAATCCAGATTACTACAG TGCGCTTCTTTGGCATCGTTTGATGGGTAAAGGCGTTCTCGGCGTTCAGACAAATGCATCAGAGTATCTACGGACATACGTTCATTGTTCCAAAGGAAGA GCGGGGATAACGATTCTTCTGATTAATCTGAGTCAGCAAACTACGTTTACAGTAGCAGTCAGCAATGGCGTGAAGGTGGTTTTGCAGGCAGAATCAACGAAGAGGAGATCTTTCTTGGAAACGATCAAGAACAAGGTTTCTTGGGTAGGAAACAAAGCTTCTGATGGATATTTGAACAGAGAAGAGTATCACTTGAGTCCAAAAGACGGTGACTTGAGGAGCAAGGTAATGCTGTTGAACGGTAACCCTTTGGAACCAACGATCGCTGGAGATATCCCGAAGCTTGAACCGGTTCGTCACGGCGTGAAATCTCCCGTCTATATCAATCCATTGTCCATCTCGTTCATTGTGTTGCCTACCTTCGATGCTCCTGCTTGTTCATGA
- the LOC108805374 gene encoding heparanase-like protein 2 isoform X1, with product MFLIKFLSFLCNHLLVLISKFEFCSSSSSINRLRDVRHKQTKKEMSNNVCFLVFLSCLGVTSATNLEQTTIVIDGTRQIAEIDDNFVCATLDWWPPEKCNYDQCPWGYASLINLNLSSPLLAKAIQAFKALRIRIGGSLQDQVIYDVGDLKTPCSGFKKTGDGLFGFSEGCLHMERWDELNRFFHATGAIVTFGLNALYGREKLSGNAWGGEWDHTNTQDFMNYTVSKGYAIDSWEFGNELSGSGIGTSVSVELYGNDLIVLKDVIKNVYKSSRTKPLLLAPGGFYEEKWYSELFRLSGPGVLDVMTHHIYNLGPGNDPKLGSRILDPNYLSETVSGTFKNVDRTIQEHGPWASAWVGEAGGAFNSGGRQVSDTFINSFWYLDQFGMSSMHNTKVYCRQALVGGFYGLLEKETFVPNPDYYSALLWHRLMGKGVLGVQTNASEYLRTYVHCSKGRAGITILLINLSQQTTFTVAVSNGVKVVLQAESTKRRSFLETIKNKVSWVGNKASDGYLNREEYHLSPKDGDLRSKVMLLNGNPLEPTIAGDIPKLEPVRHGVKSPVYINPLSISFIVLPTFDAPACS from the exons ATGTTTCTTATTAAATTTCTTAGTTTCCTCTGTAATCATTTGCTTGTTTTGATAAGCAAGTTTGAGTTttgttcctcttcttcctct ATCAACCGATTGAGAGACGTGCGCcacaaacaaaccaaaaaagaaaTGAGCAACAACGTTTGTTTccttgtgttcttgagttgtCTTGGTGTTACTTCTGCCACCAACCTGGAACAAACCACTATTGTAATAGACGGTACACGCCAAATCGCTGAGATCGATGACAACTTTGTCTGCGCAACACTTGATTGGTGGCCACCTGAAAAATGCAATTATGATCAGTGTCCCTGGGGCTACGCCTCTCTCATCAACTtg AACTTGTCTTCTCCTCTTCTTGCTAAAGCCATTCAAGCTTTCAAGGCGCTGAGGATAAGAATAGGTGGCTCCTTGCAAGATCAAGTGATCTACGACGTAGGTGACTTGAAGACTCCTTgcagtgggttcaagaagactgGCGATGGCTTGTTCGGATTCTCTGAAGGATGTTTGCATATGGAACGTTGGGACGAACTTAACCGTTTCTTCCACGCAACCGG GGCTATTGTGACTTTCGGTTTGAATGCGTTATACGGTAGAGAGAAACTCAGTGGAAATGCATGGGGAGGGGAGTGGGATCACACCAACACTCAAGATTTCATGAACTATACAGTCTCTAAGGGTTACGCTATAGACTCATGGGAGTTTG GTAACGAGCTTAGTGGAAGCGGGATTGGTACAAGTGTGAGTGTAGAGCTCTACGGTAACGACTTGATAGTACTGAAAGATGTAATCAAGAACGTTTACAAGAGTTCTCGAACCAAGCCATTGCTTCTAGCTCCTGGAGGCTTCTATGAAGAAAAATGGTACTCTGAGCTTTTTCGCCTCTCTGGACCTGGTGTTCTTGATGTCATGACTCATCATATATACAATCTTGGTCCAG GGAATGATCCAAAGCTTGGGAGTAGGATACTAGATCCAAACTACTTGAGCGAAACAGTTTCAGGAACATTCAAGAACGTTGACAGAACGATTCAAGAACATGGACCTTGGGCTTCTGCTTGGGTTGGAGAAGCTGGAGGTGCTTTTAATAGCGGTGGCCGTCAGGTTTCTGATACATTCATCAACAGCTTCTG GTATCTAGATCAGTTTGGTATGTCGTCTATGCACAACACCAAAGTATACTGCAGACAAGCTTTGGTTGGAGGCTTCTACGGTCTGCTAGAAAAGGAAACTTTTGTTCCTAATCCAGATTACTACAG TGCGCTTCTTTGGCATCGTTTGATGGGTAAAGGCGTTCTCGGCGTTCAGACAAATGCATCAGAGTATCTACGGACATACGTTCATTGTTCCAAAGGAAGA GCGGGGATAACGATTCTTCTGATTAATCTGAGTCAGCAAACTACGTTTACAGTAGCAGTCAGCAATGGCGTGAAGGTGGTTTTGCAGGCAGAATCAACGAAGAGGAGATCTTTCTTGGAAACGATCAAGAACAAGGTTTCTTGGGTAGGAAACAAAGCTTCTGATGGATATTTGAACAGAGAAGAGTATCACTTGAGTCCAAAAGACGGTGACTTGAGGAGCAAGGTAATGCTGTTGAACGGTAACCCTTTGGAACCAACGATCGCTGGAGATATCCCGAAGCTTGAACCGGTTCGTCACGGCGTGAAATCTCCCGTCTATATCAATCCATTGTCCATCTCGTTCATTGTGTTGCCTACCTTCGATGCTCCTGCTTGTTCATGA
- the LOC108805374 gene encoding heparanase-like protein 2 isoform X3 has translation MSNNVCFLVFLSCLGVTSATNLEQTTIVIDGTRQIAEIDDNFVCATLDWWPPEKCNYDQCPWGYASLINLNLSSPLLAKAIQAFKALRIRIGGSLQDQVIYDVGDLKTPCSGFKKTGDGLFGFSEGCLHMERWDELNRFFHATGAIVTFGLNALYGREKLSGNAWGGEWDHTNTQDFMNYTVSKGYAIDSWEFGNELSGSGIGTSVSVELYGNDLIVLKDVIKNVYKSSRTKPLLLAPGGFYEEKWYSELFRLSGPGVLDVMTHHIYNLGPGNDPKLGSRILDPNYLSETVSGTFKNVDRTIQEHGPWASAWVGEAGGAFNSGGRQVSDTFINSFWYLDQFGMSSMHNTKVYCRQALVGGFYGLLEKETFVPNPDYYSALLWHRLMGKGVLGVQTNASEYLRTYVHCSKGRAGITILLINLSQQTTFTVAVSNGVKVVLQAESTKRRSFLETIKNKVSWVGNKASDGYLNREEYHLSPKDGDLRSKVMLLNGNPLEPTIAGDIPKLEPVRHGVKSPVYINPLSISFIVLPTFDAPACS, from the exons aTGAGCAACAACGTTTGTTTccttgtgttcttgagttgtCTTGGTGTTACTTCTGCCACCAACCTGGAACAAACCACTATTGTAATAGACGGTACACGCCAAATCGCTGAGATCGATGACAACTTTGTCTGCGCAACACTTGATTGGTGGCCACCTGAAAAATGCAATTATGATCAGTGTCCCTGGGGCTACGCCTCTCTCATCAACTtg AACTTGTCTTCTCCTCTTCTTGCTAAAGCCATTCAAGCTTTCAAGGCGCTGAGGATAAGAATAGGTGGCTCCTTGCAAGATCAAGTGATCTACGACGTAGGTGACTTGAAGACTCCTTgcagtgggttcaagaagactgGCGATGGCTTGTTCGGATTCTCTGAAGGATGTTTGCATATGGAACGTTGGGACGAACTTAACCGTTTCTTCCACGCAACCGG GGCTATTGTGACTTTCGGTTTGAATGCGTTATACGGTAGAGAGAAACTCAGTGGAAATGCATGGGGAGGGGAGTGGGATCACACCAACACTCAAGATTTCATGAACTATACAGTCTCTAAGGGTTACGCTATAGACTCATGGGAGTTTG GTAACGAGCTTAGTGGAAGCGGGATTGGTACAAGTGTGAGTGTAGAGCTCTACGGTAACGACTTGATAGTACTGAAAGATGTAATCAAGAACGTTTACAAGAGTTCTCGAACCAAGCCATTGCTTCTAGCTCCTGGAGGCTTCTATGAAGAAAAATGGTACTCTGAGCTTTTTCGCCTCTCTGGACCTGGTGTTCTTGATGTCATGACTCATCATATATACAATCTTGGTCCAG GGAATGATCCAAAGCTTGGGAGTAGGATACTAGATCCAAACTACTTGAGCGAAACAGTTTCAGGAACATTCAAGAACGTTGACAGAACGATTCAAGAACATGGACCTTGGGCTTCTGCTTGGGTTGGAGAAGCTGGAGGTGCTTTTAATAGCGGTGGCCGTCAGGTTTCTGATACATTCATCAACAGCTTCTG GTATCTAGATCAGTTTGGTATGTCGTCTATGCACAACACCAAAGTATACTGCAGACAAGCTTTGGTTGGAGGCTTCTACGGTCTGCTAGAAAAGGAAACTTTTGTTCCTAATCCAGATTACTACAG TGCGCTTCTTTGGCATCGTTTGATGGGTAAAGGCGTTCTCGGCGTTCAGACAAATGCATCAGAGTATCTACGGACATACGTTCATTGTTCCAAAGGAAGA GCGGGGATAACGATTCTTCTGATTAATCTGAGTCAGCAAACTACGTTTACAGTAGCAGTCAGCAATGGCGTGAAGGTGGTTTTGCAGGCAGAATCAACGAAGAGGAGATCTTTCTTGGAAACGATCAAGAACAAGGTTTCTTGGGTAGGAAACAAAGCTTCTGATGGATATTTGAACAGAGAAGAGTATCACTTGAGTCCAAAAGACGGTGACTTGAGGAGCAAGGTAATGCTGTTGAACGGTAACCCTTTGGAACCAACGATCGCTGGAGATATCCCGAAGCTTGAACCGGTTCGTCACGGCGTGAAATCTCCCGTCTATATCAATCCATTGTCCATCTCGTTCATTGTGTTGCCTACCTTCGATGCTCCTGCTTGTTCATGA
- the LOC108839155 gene encoding probable leucine-rich repeat receptor-like protein kinase At1g35710, whose product MATRCDLLVIFVLSLLVALTHSKTLKRDVKALNEIKASLGWRVVYSWVGDDPCGDGDLPPWSGVTCSTQGDYRVVTELEVYAVSIVGPFPIAVTNLLDLTRLDLHNNKLTGPIPPQIGRLRRLKVLNLRWNKLQDVIPPEIGELKRLTHLYLSFNSFKGEIPKELAALPELRYLYLQENRLIGRIPAELGTLQNLRHLDAGNNHLVGTIRELIRFDGSFPSLRNLYLNNNYLSGGIPAQLSNLTSLEIVYLSYNKFIGNIPFAIAHIPKLTFLYLDHNQFTGRIPDAFYKHPFLKEMYIEGNMFKQGVNPIGTHKVLEVSDADFAV is encoded by the exons ATGGCTACTCGCTGTGATCTACTTGTGATCTTCGTCTTGTCTCTCCTCGTTGCTCTCACTCACTCCAAGACGTTGAAGCGAGACG TGAAAGCTTTGAATGAAATCAAAGCCTCATTGGGGTGGAGAGTGGTGTATTCATGGGTCGGTGACGATCCTTGCGGAGATGGAGACCTTCCTCCTTGGTCTGGTGTCACCTGTTCTACTCAAGGTGACTATAGGGTTGTCACTGAATT AGAAGTATACGCCGTTTCCATTGTTGGACCTTTCCCCATTGCAGTAACAAACCTTCTGGATCTCACTAGACT gGATCTACATAACAACAAGCTCACTGGTCCAATCCCTCCCCAAATTGGACGACTGAGACGCCTGAAAGTACT AAACCTGAGGTGGAACAAACTGCAAGATGTGATTCCCCCTGAGATCGGTGAGCTGAAGAGACTAACGCATTT gTACTTGAGCTTCAATAGCTTCAAGGGAGAGATTCCAAAGGAACTGGCTGCTCTTCCCGAGCTTCGGTATCTATACCTTCAAGAAAACCGTCTCATTGGTAGAATTCCTGCTGAACTTGGGACGCTTCAAAACCTCCGCCATCT agATGCTGGTAACAATCATTTGGTTGGAACTATAAGGGAGCTCATCCGTTTCGATGGTAGTTTCCCATCTCTTCGCAACCT GTACTTGAATAATAACTATTTGAGTGGAGGAATCCCTGCTCAGCTATCGAATCTTACAAGCTTAGAGATTGT GTACCTGTCTTACAACAAGTTTATTGGAAACATTCCTTTCGCCATTGCTCATATTCCTAAGCTGACATTCCT GTATCTTGATCACAACCAATTCACTGGGAGAATCCCAGACGCTTTCTACAAGCATCCATTCCTCAAAGAAAT GTACATCGAAGGCAACATGTTCAAACAAGGCGTGAACCCAATTGGTACCCACAAAGTTCTTGAAGTTTCTGATGCTGATTTTGCTGTGTGA